One window of the Colletotrichum destructivum chromosome 4, complete sequence genome contains the following:
- a CDS encoding uncharacterized protein (Putative na+/H+ antiporter, fungi, cation/H+ exchanger, sodium/solute symporter superfamily), translated as MPTLALTNFNIVVGLLGGWISLFGLVSFLCKETYYLSEALISLLAGVAFSPSAANLIRPLDYAGTPANVEAVTLAFSRLVLGVQLVLAGVQLPSRYLRTQWKPMALLVGPVMTCMWIATSLLVWALTPGLPFLHALAIGACVTPTDPVLSNVIVKGRFADHNIPSELQNLIISESGANDGLGYPFLFFALYLIKYIGDGGEQVPGGAGLAMGLWFGETWGYTIVLSVIYGAVVGWLAKRLLRWAERHKYVDRESFLVFAISLALFIVGTCGMIGSDDVLACFIAGNAFTWDDWFRLETEDDSFQPTIDMLLNVTIFIWYGAVIPWDDFLHNDVIPIHRLVALGVLVLLLRRLPFVFAIHRWIPQIEQAKQAIFVGFFGPIGVSAVFYLYVTVEFLHTLNEGHEPRADVAHMAEAVRVIVWFLAVCSIVVHGLSIPLGKLGYYAPRTLSRGMSFMSGDGGDDSGPFRIRGRVLFPFGRTRSEGADGPTSVDAESRAYSQSENEGSRPIYRIGGSVIPQRSAGAEESDVSALEPRRPDQPGQYPGPEHGGGIAQTKAAEHQSPAPPPPELQSRTIRFPDETPAPRGLQTP; from the exons ATGCCTACCCTCGCGCTCACAAACTTCAACATCGTGGTCGGCCTGCTGGGGGGCTGGATCTCGTTGTTTGGGCTGGTGTCATTCCTATGCAAGGAGACATACTACCTCTCCGAAGCCC TGATATCCCTCTTGGCGGGCGTCGCCTTCTCCCCTTCGGCGGCAAATCTCATCAGACCGCTAGACTACGCAGGCACTCCggccaacgtcgaggccgtcacgcTCGCCTTCTCGcgcctcgtccttggcgtCCAGCTTGTTCTCGCAGGCGTCCAGCTGCCGAGCAGGTACCTCCGCACGCAGTGGAAGCCTATGGCCTTGCTCGTCGGGCCCGTCATGACATGCATGTGGATCGCGACAAGCCTTCTCGTCTGGGCCTTGACGCCGGGCCTGCCGTTCCTGCATGCcctggccatcggcgccTGCGTGACGCCCACTGACCCTGTGCTGTCCAATGTCATCGTCAAGGGACGTTTCGCCGACCACAACATCCCCTCGGAGCTGCAGAACCTCATCATCAGCGAGTCGGGCGCCAACGACGGCCTGGGCTATCCGTTCCTGTTCTTCGCGCTGTACCTGATCAAGTATAtcggggacggcggcgagcaggtgcccggcggcgcgggcctcGCGATGGGGTTGTGGTTCGGCGAGACTTGGGGGTATACCATCGTCCTTAGCGTCATCTACGGCGCCGTCGtaggctggctggccaagaGATTGTTGCGATGGGCCGAGAGACACAAGTACGTCGACCGGGAAAGCTTCCTGGTCTTTGCGATCTCCCTAGcgctcttcatcgtcgggACATGCGGCATGATCGGTAGCGACGACGTTCTGGCATGCTTTATCGCGGGGAATGCCTTTACATGGGACGATTGGTTCCGTTTGGAAACCGAGGACGACTCGTTCCAGCCCACCATCGACATGTTGCTGAACGTCACAATCTTTATTTGGTACGGCGCTGTCATTCCGTGGGACGATTTCCTCCACAACGATGTGATCCCGATCCATCGCCTTGTTGCGCTAGGCGTGCTTGTGCTACTGCTCCGGCGCTTGCCTTTTGTCTTCGCGATTCACCGCTGGATACCTCAGATCGAGCAGGCGAAGCAGGCCATCTTCGTGGGCTTCTTTGGTCCCATCGGAGTATCGGCCGTCTTTTATCTTTACGTGACCGTTGAATTCCTGCACACTCTGAACGAGGGCCATGAGCCCCGCGCTGATGTCGCTCACATGGCTGAGGCCGTCCGGGTCATCGTCTGGTTTCTCGCCGTTTGCAGTATA GTTGTCCACGGCTTGAGCATTCCACTCGGAAAGCTCGGCTACTACGCGCCTCGTACGCTGTCCAGGGGCATGTCCTTCAtgagcggcgacggcggcgacgactcCGGTCCATTCCGGATCCGAGGTCGAGTATTGTTCCCATTTGGCCGGACTCGATCCGAAGGGGCCGATGGGCCAACATCTGTTGATGCCGAGTCTCGGGCTTATTCTCAGTCTGAAAACGAAGGAAGTCGGCCAATTTACAGAATTGGTGGCTCAGTCATCCCCCAGCGCTCGGCGGGCGCAGAAGAATCGGACGTGTCTGCTCTTGAGCCAAGACGGCCCGACCAACCGGGTCAATATCCAGGTCCCGAGCACGGAGGTGGTATTGCTCAGACAAAGGCGGCTGAACACCAGTCAccggcgccaccgccaccagAGCTCCAAAGTCGTACAATCCGCTTCCCGGATGAGACACCCGCACCTCGGGGATTGCAAACACCATGA